The following proteins are encoded in a genomic region of Spirosoma sp. SC4-14:
- a CDS encoding alpha/beta fold hydrolase, with protein MRRLYCLLLFICIGFSIKAQTAPASTTSAPDLNERIRQLEENLRHSDQTITKHIDDLLWYQKLGDVAVIDKIRYASKPPHVIKNPTGQGASNPVIIPAYTFVPKKFASAKKLPLLVFVHDGIHGDFSTLYAHIVRELLDQGYLIVAPEYRGSVGYGGGFYNQIDYGDYENDDVLAGKRWAVETMPQVDADRVGIIGWSHGGMISLMNIFDHPEDYKVAYAGVPVSDIIARLGYKTPQYRAIFSAATHIGKDPSDNVAEYRRRSPVWNAQKLKTPLLIHTNTNDEDVNVLEVESLINALKAHEKKFEYKIYQDAPGGHSFNRLDTKLARDSREEIYKFLARYLNPPAALK; from the coding sequence ATGCGTCGGCTTTATTGTTTATTACTTTTTATTTGCATTGGTTTTAGTATCAAAGCCCAAACGGCTCCTGCATCAACTACGTCGGCTCCCGATCTGAATGAACGAATTCGGCAATTAGAGGAGAACCTGCGTCACTCCGACCAGACCATCACTAAACACATCGACGATTTACTCTGGTATCAAAAACTGGGCGATGTTGCCGTTATCGACAAAATTCGCTATGCCAGTAAACCGCCCCATGTAATCAAAAATCCGACGGGACAGGGGGCTTCCAATCCGGTCATAATTCCGGCTTATACGTTTGTGCCGAAGAAATTTGCGTCGGCAAAGAAACTGCCATTGCTGGTATTCGTTCACGATGGGATTCATGGCGATTTCAGTACACTTTATGCTCACATTGTCCGCGAACTCCTCGATCAGGGATACCTGATCGTTGCCCCTGAATATCGCGGTAGCGTGGGCTACGGGGGCGGGTTTTACAACCAGATCGACTATGGCGATTACGAAAACGACGATGTACTGGCCGGAAAGCGCTGGGCTGTCGAAACTATGCCACAGGTAGATGCCGATCGGGTCGGGATTATTGGCTGGAGCCACGGCGGTATGATTTCGCTGATGAATATTTTCGATCATCCCGAAGACTATAAAGTGGCTTATGCGGGCGTGCCTGTGAGCGATATTATTGCCCGACTGGGTTATAAAACACCACAATACCGGGCAATTTTTTCGGCTGCAACGCACATTGGCAAAGATCCCTCCGACAATGTGGCCGAATACCGTCGTCGGTCGCCGGTCTGGAATGCGCAGAAGCTGAAAACTCCGCTATTGATTCATACCAATACCAACGACGAAGACGTCAACGTGCTGGAGGTAGAGTCGCTGATCAATGCGCTGAAAGCCCACGAAAAGAAGTTCGAGTATAAGATTTATCAGGATGCACCGGGTGGGCATAGCTTTAACCGGCTCGATACGAAACTCGCCCGCGACTCGCGCGAAGAAATCTACAAGTTTCTGGCTCGCTATCTGAATCCACCTGCAGCCCTGAAATAG
- a CDS encoding GLPGLI family protein — protein MNRFFPLFLFFAISVSTYAQNSEGIVNYERKTYWTKIIARMTFLSQEQKDRAAQTWKNDDEYKEKMKLVFTENESLYTYANEQGETEDGSYSWRHSEFKLHRDFAKDRKLDIIEMLGKTYVVDDSLHTPTWKIGNQIKDVAGYICMKAEAEDPIKKQKITAWFAQDLPVPAGPERYNGLPGVILELNLNDGDVVIEATKVTLKKITPDELKMPKTKGKKISDAAYDNIIRQHIAESMTAHRNPYWSIRY, from the coding sequence ATGAACCGCTTCTTTCCCTTATTTCTCTTTTTTGCAATCTCAGTTTCGACCTATGCGCAGAATTCTGAGGGCATTGTGAATTACGAACGTAAAACATACTGGACCAAAATCATTGCCCGAATGACGTTTTTGAGTCAGGAGCAAAAAGACCGGGCTGCGCAAACCTGGAAAAACGACGACGAGTATAAAGAAAAAATGAAACTGGTTTTCACCGAAAACGAGAGCTTATATACGTATGCCAATGAGCAGGGTGAAACGGAAGATGGCAGTTATTCCTGGCGACATTCGGAGTTCAAACTCCATCGCGATTTCGCTAAAGACCGAAAACTCGACATCATCGAAATGCTGGGCAAGACCTACGTAGTTGACGACTCGCTGCATACACCAACCTGGAAAATAGGCAATCAGATTAAAGACGTAGCTGGCTACATCTGTATGAAAGCCGAAGCCGAAGACCCCATTAAAAAACAGAAAATTACGGCCTGGTTTGCGCAGGATTTACCCGTTCCGGCGGGGCCAGAGCGGTACAATGGTCTGCCGGGTGTTATTCTGGAACTGAACCTGAACGATGGCGATGTAGTGATTGAAGCAACTAAGGTGACACTGAAAAAAATTACTCCCGACGAGCTGAAGATGCCTAAAACGAAGGGTAAAAAAATTAGTGATGCTGCCTATGATAACATTATTCGTCAGCATATTGCCGAAAGCATGACCGCTCACCGCAATCCGTATTGGTCTATACGCTATTAA